CTTGTCTTGCTGTTGGCGTTTTGCCCCCCAACTTTGTAGAGAGCTCGAGTCCTTAAGAGGCCAGCAAAGGGTACGAGTTCACAGAGTCAAGAACGTCTTGATTGGTAAAGATTCGATATATAAGACTTAAAGGAGAGGTGTCAAAATAgtataaaacaataattatgcAAATCACTTGTGGGCGTAAGAAAACTCCAACTAccaacccaaaaccaaagtggtttctattatcttattttgatatCCCCTAACACACTACGGATGTAAGTTTCATCTTTCTTtacttgaaattgataaaaaaaatagaaccgATGGTTGAACCGATTTTGTTTTGCTCCCAACATCATACTATGTAAGccacaatttatatatatactttttaaatggcgatgttttatatatatatatatatatatatactattatttaagtttttgacTAAGTTGGTATCACGATTCAATCAAGCATCAACTCGGGATTCGAAGTTTAATGTTTGGAATTCAAATTTTAGAgttcaaaatttgagattttgagtttcaagtttgGGGTTTGAATTCAAGTTCAGGTTCAGACTTGTAATGACTTAACTGTTGGGCTAAGGCTAAAAGTCTTTGTGATGAAAATGGAAGTGATCCACTGTTCAACGATCTTGATGAAgccataaacttaaaaaatttgttgaagataatttgacattttttatcTCTAACCCGAATTTTAAATCTTGAACTCAACTCCTAAACCTTAAGTTTTTTGAGATTCAAGTTTGAAGTTTAATGTTCGAGTTGAAATTTATGACTTGGGattcaagatttaaaatttagggtttagatttaAAGTTGAAGGTCGAGATCTGAAATTTGGAGTTTActgaaattatttatgaataatatGGATGATGTAATAATAACCGATGAGGAAAGTAAAGtcgaatggaaaaaaaaagttaaaaggtaAAGAGGAACAACGAATAAAAATTCTTCTTATCCGAAAACCAACAGAAGAAACTGTGTCAATCCCATAAAGCTGCGAAGCCATTCACACACGCACACAGGGTAACGCCATGGCTACCATACTAGGACCATCCTCCGCCGCAATCTCAGCATCTTGTGGGTCACTCATTTACCCTTCCTCAAAGCTTGTCATCCCCTCTATCTCCATTAACACCGGTACATACATTTCAGTACCCCCCCCCCCAATTAACTCTATATCGTTAAAATCCCAGTTTTAAATGTTAGTTTTTGGCTTTGGGTTCTTTTGTATGGACTTAAATTTGAGGTTTTTAATGTTGGTTTTTTTAGGGTCTTGTTCTTGGAAGAAGTTTTATGGAGGGATTGGGATTCAAGGAAAGAAGGGAAAGCCGCAATTTCATATCGCAGTTACTAATGTTGCCAGTGAAATTAACTCTGTTCAACAGGTGATTTTAATTAACCCCTTTATATATAGTTCATGCTGTTTGGTTGCTTAGAATCTTCTGATATGAAGATGGCACCTTGGGTTATTTGAAGAAATCAGTATTGAGGGAGAAGTTTCCAAAGTGTTGTTAGTTTAAAGCTGATGGACCCTTCAAGGGGTACCATTTAAGGGGCTACCATGCGTGGATGCTCATGTCCCATTAGTAAGTAGCCGTGAGATAGGATAATTCCGAATGGACGGATGACACTCGAAGACTTTACCTGAAAGAGTCGGAAATCCCTTAACAAATGTCggaattttaattaactttttctGTATTTCATGCTGTCTTGAGATCAAACATTCATTTGGTTGTTTATAGGATCTTTTGATATAAAAGTGGCACCTTGGGTATTTGATGGAAACAGTGTTGACGGGGGCACGATTCTTTTTAAAGAAGTTTCCGATGTGTCGTCtgtttaaagtttaaagttGAAGGACCTTTCAACGGGTTGGTGTTGCCCTGTAGTTACCATTTAAGAGGCAAGGGTTTAAACCCTACCACGCGCAAATGCTCACATACGATTGGTAAGTGGCCGTGAGACAGGACAATACTGACCCGTTAAGGCGTTTGTTGGTTCTGGATGGACAACACTTCGAAGATTTTTCCAAAAGAGTGGGAAATCCCTCGATAAAtagcaaaattgtaaattatatgttttgaattttaatgattttttaaatttgaagaaatcaaTGTTGAGGGGAGGCCAACACTTTCCGTAAATGTTTCCAGAGTGTTGTTTGTTTAGAGCTGATCAACTCCTCAACGGGTTAGTGTTGTCCCCTAGTTGCCATTTAAAGGCGAGGGGATGCTTATGTCCCATTGGTAAGTGGCCGTGAGACAGGACAATACCGACCCGTTAAGGTGTTTGTCAGCTCCGAACAAACGTCATTTCAAAGATTTCTCTTGAAAGAGTCGAAAATCCCTTGACAAATAATTatagtttttgaatttgaatgattttgTAGGCTCAGAAGCTTGGTGCTAAAGAGAGTCAAAGACCAGTGTATCCATTTGCTGCAATAGTGGGACAAGATGAGATGAAGTTATGTCTATTATTGAATGTAATTGATCCAAAAATCGGGGGTGTTATGATAATGGGTGATAGAGGAACAGGGAAATCCACAACTGTTCGGTCCTTGGTCGATTTATTGCCTGAAATCAAGGTTGTTTTCGGTGATCCTTATAATTCTGACCCCGAAGATCCCGAATCAATGGGTATAGAAGTCAGAGAGAAGGTTACGAAAGGGGAGGAATTGATGATTACGATGATTAAAATCAACATGGTCGATTTGCCGTTAGGTGCTACCGAAGATAGGGTATGTGGAACCATCGATATCGAGAAAGCCCTCACTGAGGGTGTCAAAGCATTCGAGCCAGGTCTTCTTGCTAAAGCAAATCGTGGGATTCTTTATGTTGATGAAGTTAATCTTTTAGATGATCACTTGGTGGATGTTCTTTTAGATTCTGCTGCCTCGGGTTGGAATACGGTCGAGAGAGAAGGTATTTCAATTTCGCATCCCGCACGGTTTATTCTAATTGGTTCAGGTAATCCGGAAGAAGGAGAGCTTAGACCGCAACTTCTTGATCGATTCGGAATGCATGCTCAAGTCGGGACCGTAAGGGATGCTGAACTCCGAGTCAAGATCGTGGAGGAAAGAGCTCGGTTTGACAAAAACCCGAAAGAATTCCGGGATTCTTACAAGGCAGAGCAAGAGAAGCTCCAACAACAGATTGCTTCGGCTCGGAGTTCTCTTTCTTCGGTTCAGATTGATCAAGATCTAAAGGTTAAAATATCTCGGGTTTGTGCCGAGTTGAATGTCGACGGATTGAGAGGAGATATCGTGACTAATAGAGCCGCGAAAGCTCTTGCTGCTCTAAAAGGAAGAGACTGTGTCACTGCAGAAGATATCGCCACCGTTATACCGAACTGTTTGCGACACCGCCTTCGTAAGGATCCTTTGGAGTCGATTGACTCCGGTTTACTTGTTATTGAGAAATTCTACGAGGTTTTTAGctaagaaaaaaaatgcatgTATTTAGCTAGTCTCTCTTTCAATATAAGAAGTAgacatttgaatttgatgatataGCAATGATGTTCTTCCatgaacatataaaatagtcCCGTGTTCAGTTTTTCACAGGAAATTACATTTTCTGATCCTATTCgtgaaaaacaaaatcaatctTCAGTGTAATAGTTGCAAAGAAAGCTATGAATTCACGGCTTAGGGATGTCTCCGGTAATAGCCATATCCCAAAATCTCGGCCGGAGCTCTAAAAAAGCCGGTGGCCGTTGGTAAA
This genomic stretch from Gossypium raimondii isolate GPD5lz chromosome 6, ASM2569854v1, whole genome shotgun sequence harbors:
- the LOC105773519 gene encoding magnesium-chelatase subunit ChlI, chloroplastic, giving the protein MATILGPSSAAISASCGSLIYPSSKLVIPSISINTGSCSWKKFYGGIGIQGKKGKPQFHIAVTNVASEINSVQQAQKLGAKESQRPVYPFAAIVGQDEMKLCLLLNVIDPKIGGVMIMGDRGTGKSTTVRSLVDLLPEIKVVFGDPYNSDPEDPESMGIEVREKVTKGEELMITMIKINMVDLPLGATEDRVCGTIDIEKALTEGVKAFEPGLLAKANRGILYVDEVNLLDDHLVDVLLDSAASGWNTVEREGISISHPARFILIGSGNPEEGELRPQLLDRFGMHAQVGTVRDAELRVKIVEERARFDKNPKEFRDSYKAEQEKLQQQIASARSSLSSVQIDQDLKVKISRVCAELNVDGLRGDIVTNRAAKALAALKGRDCVTAEDIATVIPNCLRHRLRKDPLESIDSGLLVIEKFYEVFS